ACCATCAAGGAAGCAAGACTGGTGACCCAGGCTGCGCGGGAGGCCAAAGTCGCCACGCAAATGGGGACGCAAGGGCATGCCATGGAGGAAGCGCGGCTCCTTTGCGAATGGATATGGGACGGCGCCATAGGCGACGTTTATGAAGTGCATGCTTGGACGACGCATCCGGTTTGGCCGCAGGGTATTGCACGCCCTAAAGAAGCACCAAAGGTCCCGAAAGGACTGGATTGGGATTTATGGATCGGCGTTGCTCCTTATCGTCCCTATCATCCGGTCTACCATCCCGGCCAATGGCGAGGTTGGTACGATTTCGGCACCGGCGGGCTCGGCGATATGGGCTGCCATATTTTCGATCCGATCGTATGGGCGCTCAAATTGGGGCATCCGATCAGCGTCGAGGCAAGCCAATCGATGTTTGTCCCCAAAGGTTTAAATTGGGACAAGCCGAAAAACACCGACAGCTACCCGCAGGCTACGCTGGTGCATTACAAATTTCCGGCGCGCGAAGGCATGCCGCCGCTGACGCTCCACTGGTATGACGGCGGTCTGATGCCGGAAACCCCCGAAGAACTCGAAGAGGGTCGGAAAATGGGCGATCAGTTCGGCGGAGTGCTCTATATTGGAACCAAGGGGAAAATCCTTACCGGTTCACACGGTGCCCGCGGAGTGCGCATCATTCCGGAAAGCAAGATGGCCGAATACCGCCGCCCGCCCAAAACGTTGCCCCGTTCCGTCGGCCATCATCGCGAATGGATCAATGCCTGCAAGGGAGGCGAAGCCGCAGGCATGAATTTTGAGAAAGCCGGGCCGCTCACCGAGATCGTGCTTCTGGGCGTTCTGGCGCTCAGATTCGATAAAAAGCTGATATGGGATCCTGAAACGATGCGTTTTCCGAATTGTCAGGAAGCCGACGCATTTGTGCACAAAGAGTATCGCGCCGGTTGGTCTTTGTAAAGGCGAGAGTCAAGGATCACGCGATTATTGCTGTACAGATGGGTGTTAAAATCTCCGACAGCCGAAAATCAGCGTTATACCTCGAGCTTGTATTTCTTTAATTCGCGATCGATCTGTTTTGCATCCCCGACCAATGAATTCAGGTCAGCCCAAAACTCCGGGCCGTGGTTTTTATGTCGGAGATGAACCAGCTCGTGCAGAATCACATAGTCGATCAAATGGTCCGGTAGCTGAACCAATTTGACATTCAAATTAATGTTGTCGTTTCCTGAACAACTTCCCCATTTTGTCTTTTGACAGCGGAAGAACACTCGATTATAGGTAAATCCGTGTTTTTGAGCCAATGCTTCCAGGCGGGAAAGCAGCTTGGCTTTTGCTTCGTTGCGATCAATTTCCGGCTTTTGTTCCTGTCGCGCTTTATGCTCCTCCTCCACGCGCGTCTTTTCAGCAAGCTGCGCCTCCAGCGCCCGACGACGACTAAGCACAATCTCTTCAGCCTGCTGGTATGACATGCCGAACGGCACCGCAACCCGTACCATTTCAAACGGCTTTACCGTTACGCTAACGGCTTTGGCCTTCTTGCTTCTTTCAAAAAGAACGGGACCAATGCCCGGTACATTCTTGGTGAATGACTTGATACTCATGCTGTCTCCGTCTTATAGAGTTTCCCCAGAATACAGATCCCCACAACAGTTCAACATCAACTGAATGCTTAATTTGGACAAGCAGCTCAACTATACATGCATGGGAATCCCCAAAGGATAGGGTCGTCATGCATTGGTGAAGGTATTAAATCGGAGTAAACGGCTCAAAGCTTGCTATGAAATAGCGCAAATCGAATTTGCGGCGTCTAAAATACGCAAATGATAACTTTGAGCAAAATAAAAAAATTCCAAAGAGAAGGCTTTCCTACGCCGCAATTTTTGCTCTATGCTGTTTCTGAGAAAAACTCTCAAACCCAGTCAAGTATTTTAATATTTGTTCCCCCTGGGATAAAAAAAGGACTGTAAGTTGCAGTCCTTTTATTTGCTCATTGGCGGGGCCGACGGGGCTCGAACCCGCGACCTTCGGCTTGACAGGCCGATGTGCTAACCAGCTGCACCACGACCCCTTTTCTTAAGCATAATAAAATAGCCAAATATCGATAAATAAGCAAGAAAATTTTTCTCTCCCCCTAATTAATAAAAATTTTGACAAAGTGAAATCCCAAATAGCAAGCGATTCCTAAAATTAAAATCCCGAAAGCTATTTTAATTACCTTTACATTGGAATTTAGAATAAAAAAATGATGATTTTTATGAACCAGCAAAATCATAACCGAGAAATAGGTAAAAGAACCAAGGGAGACCGTACCCCAAAAGAGCAAAGCCGCAGGGAGTGAAGCATTCGGAAGAATTCCGAGTTTATCAAAAAAACTAATAATAGCGATCCAAGAAGCCAATGTTGTCGGGTTGCTGATGACCAATATGAACCCGCCGATTAAGGCCACCCTTTTTCTGCCGAAAAAAGCTTTGGGAAGAGCGGATTCATGCGGATGAAGGGCATCATGGATGACAAAATAACCCAACGCCATTAACAGCAGCGAAGACACTCCCCAGAATAAAGCAGAAACCCATCGGATCTCCAATAAAGGGGCTAATCCAAGAAAACAAACAACAGGCCAAAACCCGTCCGCCAGCGCCGCCCCTAAGGCGAAAGCCGCCGCCGACCAGACATGGCGATCCAGCGCTCGTCGGATGATCTCTAGATTGACTGGGCCCAGAGGTATCGCTGCCGCAAAGCCCGCTAATAAAGTCACGATGGGGAAAATTAGGGGGATAGAAAACACTACTCGCCTCTCATCGACTTGTTTTTCCGTTTATGAGAACCATCAAATGTTCAGATCTTCCGATGCGGGTCCAGAATGAGCGGCGGAGAAGAGTGGGCGGTACAGGATTCGAACCTGTGACCCCCTGCTTGTAAGGCAGGTGCTCTGAACCAACTGAGCTAACCGCCCAAACATCCGGCAAACAGAAAAAGCTGCTTTCCCAAACCTCTGCGCTTGTCCATCGGCACTTCTATCACCCGACTCTTTTAGGGAGACAATGAAAAAATCAAGAGGACTTTTTTTTCCACAAAAGAGCGAGGGGGAAAACAACGCAATAAGCAAAAAGCAGGACGATAGGAGAAAGGGTCAAAGACCAAAAACTGTCGGCAGGGCCAATGGACATTAGGGAATATCCCACCACCAACAGTCCGACACCCAGAGCCATCAGCTTGTAATTATCAAAAGTCAGGCTCAGAGCGGGTTCTTTAGCGACTATACGCTTTGTCTTTTTTTCTGTTTTCTTTTCCTTCATATTAATAAAATGTAGCCATTCCGATTCTCTTAGTCAAGGTTTTTATCGTTTTCATTGAGTGTTCGATCAGGGATCAAAACTCTTCCTCAGGTTCCTGCTTTTTGCGATAAGCTTTAATCAAGCTTCTATGGCGTTTCGTCTGCAGCCGTGCCAAGCGGACCCAAGACGGAACTTTGGTTTTATGTCGCTTTTTAACCGGTTGCAGCGCCTCGGTAATAATTTCCACCAGTTTTTCCAAAGCCATGGATTTGTTTGCCGCTTGACTGCGCGATTCCTGACAAGAGACCATCAGCACGCCGTCCATCGTTAAGCGGCTTGCCAATCGTTCGAGCAGCAGCTGCCTTTGCGGCTCCGTGAGCGAACGCGATCGCGCAATATCAAACACCACCGTTACCTTGGTGTTTGAGGTGTTCACATACTGGCCCCCGGGGCCGCCGGCACAAGATGCCCAAAAGCTGAGCTCGCTCATCGGTATCAATATGGGTCCAGCCTGAAGATAATCCATATTAATGCCCCTTTTTTTGGCCCTCCAACCAATGCAATGCGGCATTCGGCAATAAATCGTCTTTTCCGGAGAAAATCGTCAACCGAACTTTTGCCGCTTGCCTTCGTAATAATACGCAATTTTCAGCAAAAAACGGATCTTTTATTTGCATATTGTTCTTCTCTAATCGCAATCCAGCTAATAGATTTTCAGAGGGATAAGCGGATGCGACTTTACCCGTTTTCTTTTCGTACAGATTGAAAACCGTTTTTAAAGCATTCGAATATGCTGCATCATAAATATGTTGGACGATATCGAGCGCCGCGGAGGAATGCCCTGGTTCCCAAAGCCGATTCAATTCAAAAAGCTCACTTTCCCCCTCTTCTACGCCTTTGACGGGAGTGGGATTCCACACGGAAACCGCGGTCCAATAGTGAGGAGCTTTTGCAAAAAGCTTTAGGGCCTGATCGGCGCCCTCTCGATAGCCGAAGAGATAAATTCTCGTTGTATCGACGGATGCATTTGCCAGCGCAAAAGCAACTGCTTCAAGTAGGATCGCGGACTGCCGAGACTCCGGCAGATCACGAATTGCCGTAAGCTGCGGAGAAAGAAACACCCAATCCTTCAATAAGCTCCATTTTGCAAAGGGTGCCGCAGCCGTTTCATAAAGCTGTTCATCGTTTCCGCCAAGCCACACGAGCAAGGGTCTTTGTCCTTGTGAATTCGCACCATAAAAATCGGCACGATAAGCGCCGCCGTCGTCATTTGCATAAATTACCTGCTTTATTCCGTCAGGCAGGCGCCTGGGGCCGACTTTTGTCATATCGATCGGCTCAAAGCCGATTGAAAACGCAGGCGAGTCCTGCTGCAAATTGAAATCTCCTTTAAGAGGGTCGACGAACTTGGG
The DNA window shown above is from candidate division KSB1 bacterium and carries:
- the arfB gene encoding alternative ribosome rescue aminoacyl-tRNA hydrolase ArfB; amino-acid sequence: MDYLQAGPILIPMSELSFWASCAGGPGGQYVNTSNTKVTVVFDIARSRSLTEPQRQLLLERLASRLTMDGVLMVSCQESRSQAANKSMALEKLVEIITEALQPVKKRHKTKVPSWVRLARLQTKRHRSLIKAYRKKQEPEEEF
- a CDS encoding LysE family translocator → MFSIPLIFPIVTLLAGFAAAIPLGPVNLEIIRRALDRHVWSAAAFALGAALADGFWPVVCFLGLAPLLEIRWVSALFWGVSSLLLMALGYFVIHDALHPHESALPKAFFGRKRVALIGGFILVISNPTTLASWIAIISFFDKLGILPNASLPAALLFWGTVSLGSFTYFSVMILLVHKNHHFFILNSNVKVIKIAFGILILGIACYLGFHFVKIFIN
- a CDS encoding DUF3098 domain-containing protein; the protein is MKEKKTEKKTKRIVAKEPALSLTFDNYKLMALGVGLLVVGYSLMSIGPADSFWSLTLSPIVLLFAYCVVFPLALLWKKKSS
- a CDS encoding M48 family metallopeptidase, translated to MSIKSFTKNVPGIGPVLFERSKKAKAVSVTVKPFEMVRVAVPFGMSYQQAEEIVLSRRRALEAQLAEKTRVEEEHKARQEQKPEIDRNEAKAKLLSRLEALAQKHGFTYNRVFFRCQKTKWGSCSGNDNINLNVKLVQLPDHLIDYVILHELVHLRHKNHGPEFWADLNSLVGDAKQIDRELKKYKLEV
- a CDS encoding Gfo/Idh/MocA family oxidoreductase; its protein translation is MEKISRRRMLKNMAAASAFYIVPRHVLGGPGYQAPSDTLNIAGIGVGGMGGADLRELESENIVALCDVDHEYAAHTFKRYPKAKIYKDYRVMLEKQKDIDAVVVATPDHMHAPITMAAIRAGKHVYTEKPLTHTIKEARLVTQAAREAKVATQMGTQGHAMEEARLLCEWIWDGAIGDVYEVHAWTTHPVWPQGIARPKEAPKVPKGLDWDLWIGVAPYRPYHPVYHPGQWRGWYDFGTGGLGDMGCHIFDPIVWALKLGHPISVEASQSMFVPKGLNWDKPKNTDSYPQATLVHYKFPAREGMPPLTLHWYDGGLMPETPEELEEGRKMGDQFGGVLYIGTKGKILTGSHGARGVRIIPESKMAEYRRPPKTLPRSVGHHREWINACKGGEAAGMNFEKAGPLTEIVLLGVLALRFDKKLIWDPETMRFPNCQEADAFVHKEYRAGWSL